From a region of the Leptospira kmetyi serovar Malaysia str. Bejo-Iso9 genome:
- a CDS encoding dolichyl-phosphate-mannose--protein mannosyltransferase, whose amino-acid sequence MKLGSAGIVFYLFVFSVLFSPMLVFQYFGERKNLTLLLLSILSAFVGYVWILVGTKSFPERFGRRCSDFWKDIVSKVRSDRFPGEFLASSFVREQALRLSSHLKTFNILNIPFRFWIFFGLTIRVVLLFSDPILSEDVYRFLWDGLLGTQGLSPFSFLPKEFSWIYAPPETGAIFLELLIEMNSLKFYSVYPQILQFLFWISACGMLFWKKVSIGILIWKCFLLLSELGVLWFLLSIFRKRKIPAVFSLIYWLNPLVLLEIAGNAHPESILLFFLIASVEFAVRWTESDRVADFLKFGFFFLCGILTKITPLILLPFFLFVFWKRKKIFVLVSVLAGIALVAFSFFFWGEGILKQEADGLGVFFQLFEFNGSAYYVLREFLRVIGENFYAAGKICGAFTLVAISFFSFQKRDTIGFKPSFAAIETIYLIFLLFSTTVHPWYILPLLVASIFSGNVYPIVWSFLIFFSYSTYSAVPYRDSFVWLCFEYGILFLFLHIDYKSRSLQNE is encoded by the coding sequence ATGAAACTCGGATCTGCGGGAATCGTTTTTTATCTTTTTGTTTTTTCCGTTCTTTTCTCGCCGATGCTCGTCTTTCAATATTTCGGCGAAAGAAAAAATCTTACCCTTTTGCTACTTTCGATCCTTTCCGCATTTGTCGGATATGTTTGGATCTTGGTCGGAACAAAATCCTTTCCCGAAAGATTCGGACGTCGTTGTTCCGACTTTTGGAAGGACATCGTTTCCAAAGTTCGGTCGGATCGGTTTCCGGGAGAATTTTTAGCAAGTTCGTTCGTCCGAGAACAAGCCCTTCGACTTTCAAGCCATCTTAAAACATTCAATATTTTGAATATTCCGTTTCGATTTTGGATCTTTTTCGGTCTGACGATCCGGGTCGTTCTTTTGTTTTCCGATCCGATCCTTTCGGAAGACGTGTACCGTTTTTTATGGGACGGTCTTCTTGGAACGCAGGGACTTTCTCCGTTTTCCTTTTTACCGAAAGAATTCTCGTGGATCTACGCGCCTCCGGAAACCGGAGCGATCTTCTTGGAATTGTTAATCGAAATGAATTCCTTAAAATTTTATTCCGTTTATCCGCAGATCCTTCAGTTTCTTTTTTGGATCTCCGCGTGTGGAATGCTTTTTTGGAAAAAGGTTTCGATCGGAATTCTGATCTGGAAATGTTTTCTTCTTTTGTCCGAACTCGGCGTTCTTTGGTTTTTACTTTCGATTTTTCGTAAAAGAAAAATTCCCGCCGTTTTTTCTTTGATCTATTGGTTGAACCCTTTGGTTCTTTTGGAAATCGCCGGGAACGCGCATCCCGAATCGATTCTTTTATTTTTTCTGATCGCGTCGGTCGAGTTTGCGGTTCGATGGACGGAATCGGATCGGGTCGCAGACTTCTTGAAGTTCGGATTCTTTTTTCTCTGCGGAATTTTGACAAAGATCACGCCGCTCATCCTCCTTCCATTCTTCCTTTTTGTATTTTGGAAACGCAAAAAAATCTTCGTTCTCGTTTCGGTTCTTGCGGGAATTGCGTTAGTCGCCTTTTCATTTTTCTTTTGGGGAGAAGGAATTCTCAAACAAGAAGCGGACGGTTTGGGCGTTTTTTTCCAGCTTTTCGAATTCAACGGAAGCGCGTATTACGTTCTTCGCGAATTTTTGCGGGTCATCGGAGAAAACTTTTACGCGGCCGGAAAAATCTGCGGAGCGTTCACGTTAGTCGCGATTTCTTTTTTTTCGTTTCAAAAACGGGATACGATCGGTTTCAAACCATCGTTTGCGGCGATCGAAACGATCTATCTGATCTTTCTTTTGTTTTCGACTACGGTTCATCCGTGGTATATTCTTCCGTTGCTCGTCGCTTCGATTTTTTCCGGGAACGTTTATCCGATCGTATGGTCCTTTCTGATCTTTTTTTCGTATTCGACCTACTCCGCGGTTCCGTATCGGGATTCCTTCGTCTGGTTGTGTTTCGAGTATGGAATTCTATTCCTTTTTTTGCATATTGATTACAAATCCCGCTCTTTGCAAAACGAATAG
- a CDS encoding efflux RND transporter permease subunit — translation MIDKLIRTSIKNRALVLVLTFMVTLVGIYNAFFLSIDAIPDVTNVQVSAVTTSPGLSPLEVEQFITYPIEMEFTGLPNITEIRSISRTGVSSVTVIFKDGTDIYFARQLVNERIKQAEAIIPPGYGRPELSPIATGLGDIYEFVLTSDRHSPEELRTYMDWELSRDVKSVEGIIDVNIIGGQVRQYQVKIDPRRLAVHNLTLSQIYDKLESANQNTGGGYISKNSEQIVIRGESQYTSIEDLKNTAVTTAGDGIPLLLGQIAEVEIGPALRFGLVTKDSKGEVVGATAMMLMGQNSLEVVKRVKVRIEEIRERLPPGMKIETFYDRSEFIGRTLSTIFTNLAEAAVLVVIVLILALGTVKGALLVALAIPIPMLVATIFMNAFGIVGNLMSLGALDFGLLVDGTIVMLESILHGFILKRSFYEMQTKLEDRELAAEEIITDACVRVGRAATFSVAIILLVYLPLMSLEGVEGRMFKPMAITVALALAAALLFSLTTFPAAASIIFKDPVFHHSKYWDIITEKYKLLLDFGMSRKKEFCYAGIGIVVFALLIGTTLGSEFLPRIDEGEIAVDIKRLPSTSINYSRDTNSDMEAVLKKFPEVISVVSRMGRGESAAEPVGTDEGEAMVKLKPRKEWTSADDRDELMNKMKDEILKFIPSSTISLSQPIENRVNALLSGSKADVVIKIYGDDLVKLKDIAAQFAGKLKTVPGVADLRVQRVLGLPLVEIKVDRENMARYGVQAEEILATVEALRLGRNTGKVFEGFKRFDLVVRLKIDATDLEQVENIPVFTSSGSTVPLAQVAEIKLVEGPAAIYRESLKRRIMVETNIRGRDLVGFVNEAQKATAEIEKNLPPGYRTDWGGQFENFTRAKERLTLVVPIALAIIFFMLMAAFGSIYYALGVFIVVPLAVSGGIIGLVLRGLPFSIPAGVGFIAVSGIAVLNGVVYASTLREELEKGASISDAVYLAGIHSLRPVMTTEIIAAVGFIPMAISTMAGAEVQRPLATVVIFGVIVATVFSRVLLPIVMEYLLNLYESQEKRKSAKRKLLEKRAFGNHGQNFSHDNSEWLDAHADHSHSQVEPREIVTEEDSWDVEKKKDPKKKGGPKSKKVKKK, via the coding sequence ATGATAGATAAACTGATCCGCACTTCCATAAAAAACAGAGCCCTCGTGTTGGTGTTGACCTTCATGGTTACGCTCGTAGGGATCTACAACGCATTCTTTCTTTCCATCGACGCGATCCCCGACGTGACCAACGTTCAGGTTTCCGCGGTCACGACTTCTCCCGGGCTTTCTCCTCTCGAAGTGGAACAGTTCATCACGTATCCGATCGAGATGGAATTCACCGGGCTTCCGAACATCACCGAAATCCGTTCGATCTCGAGAACGGGTGTGAGTTCGGTGACGGTGATCTTTAAGGACGGAACCGATATCTACTTCGCGAGACAACTCGTGAACGAAAGAATCAAACAAGCCGAAGCGATCATTCCTCCCGGTTACGGAAGACCGGAACTTTCTCCGATCGCGACCGGTCTCGGGGATATCTACGAGTTCGTATTAACGTCTGACAGACATTCTCCGGAGGAACTCAGAACGTATATGGACTGGGAACTTTCGAGAGACGTGAAGTCCGTGGAAGGAATCATCGACGTAAACATCATCGGCGGTCAGGTGCGTCAGTATCAGGTAAAGATCGATCCGAGAAGACTCGCGGTTCACAACCTAACTCTATCACAAATTTATGATAAACTCGAATCGGCGAACCAAAACACGGGCGGCGGTTATATCTCCAAAAACTCGGAACAGATCGTCATCCGAGGAGAAAGTCAGTATACATCCATCGAAGATCTGAAGAACACCGCGGTCACAACCGCAGGGGATGGAATTCCTCTTTTGCTAGGTCAGATCGCCGAAGTAGAAATCGGTCCGGCTCTTCGTTTCGGTCTCGTCACAAAGGATTCCAAGGGAGAAGTGGTCGGAGCCACGGCCATGATGCTCATGGGTCAGAACTCCCTCGAGGTCGTAAAACGGGTTAAGGTAAGAATCGAAGAAATTCGGGAAAGGCTTCCGCCCGGTATGAAGATCGAAACCTTCTACGATCGTTCCGAGTTTATCGGAAGAACGTTAAGCACCATCTTCACCAATTTGGCGGAAGCCGCCGTGCTCGTGGTCATCGTTTTGATTCTCGCGCTCGGTACGGTAAAGGGCGCGTTACTCGTCGCTTTGGCGATTCCGATTCCTATGCTCGTCGCTACGATTTTTATGAACGCGTTCGGGATCGTGGGAAATCTGATGTCCCTCGGAGCGCTCGACTTCGGGTTGTTAGTCGACGGAACGATCGTGATGCTCGAATCGATTCTTCACGGTTTTATTTTGAAACGTTCCTTCTACGAGATGCAGACAAAACTCGAAGACAGAGAACTCGCCGCGGAAGAGATCATCACGGACGCATGCGTTCGAGTCGGTCGAGCCGCTACGTTTTCGGTTGCGATCATTCTTCTCGTGTATCTCCCACTGATGAGTTTGGAAGGCGTGGAAGGAAGAATGTTCAAGCCGATGGCGATCACCGTCGCGCTCGCGCTTGCGGCCGCGCTTCTATTCTCCCTCACCACCTTTCCCGCCGCGGCAAGCATCATCTTTAAGGATCCGGTTTTTCATCACAGCAAATACTGGGACATCATCACGGAAAAATACAAACTGCTTTTGGATTTCGGTATGTCCCGCAAAAAGGAATTCTGTTACGCGGGAATCGGAATCGTCGTCTTCGCGTTGTTAATCGGAACCACGTTGGGTTCCGAATTCTTACCGAGAATCGACGAGGGAGAAATCGCGGTCGATATCAAACGTCTTCCTTCCACTTCGATCAACTATTCCAGAGATACGAACTCCGATATGGAAGCGGTCTTAAAAAAATTTCCCGAAGTGATCAGCGTCGTTTCTAGAATGGGCCGGGGAGAATCCGCCGCGGAACCCGTGGGAACGGACGAAGGCGAAGCGATGGTCAAGCTCAAACCCCGCAAGGAATGGACGAGCGCGGACGATCGGGACGAACTGATGAACAAGATGAAGGACGAAATTCTCAAGTTCATTCCTTCGAGTACGATCAGTTTGTCTCAGCCGATCGAGAACCGGGTCAACGCTCTTCTTTCCGGATCCAAAGCCGATGTGGTCATCAAAATCTACGGGGACGATCTCGTAAAACTCAAGGACATCGCCGCTCAGTTCGCGGGCAAATTGAAAACCGTTCCCGGCGTCGCGGACTTGCGCGTGCAAAGAGTTCTCGGTCTTCCTCTTGTGGAAATCAAAGTCGATCGGGAAAACATGGCTCGTTACGGAGTGCAAGCCGAGGAAATTCTCGCGACGGTGGAAGCGCTTCGTCTCGGAAGAAACACCGGAAAGGTGTTCGAAGGTTTTAAACGATTCGATCTTGTGGTCCGTTTGAAAATCGACGCGACCGATTTGGAACAAGTGGAGAATATTCCGGTCTTTACTTCTTCGGGTTCCACGGTGCCTCTCGCTCAGGTCGCGGAGATCAAACTCGTAGAAGGTCCCGCCGCGATTTATAGAGAATCTCTCAAAAGAAGAATCATGGTGGAAACCAACATTCGAGGAAGAGACCTCGTCGGTTTCGTAAACGAAGCGCAAAAAGCGACCGCGGAAATCGAAAAGAATCTTCCCCCCGGTTATAGGACCGATTGGGGCGGTCAGTTCGAGAACTTCACACGAGCCAAAGAGCGACTCACGTTGGTCGTTCCGATCGCGCTCGCGATCATCTTCTTTATGCTTATGGCCGCGTTCGGAAGCATCTACTACGCGTTAGGCGTCTTTATCGTCGTTCCTCTTGCGGTTTCGGGAGGAATCATCGGTCTTGTGTTACGCGGTCTTCCGTTTAGTATTCCGGCGGGAGTGGGTTTTATCGCGGTAAGCGGGATCGCCGTTTTGAACGGAGTCGTTTACGCTTCCACTCTCAGGGAAGAATTGGAAAAGGGAGCTTCGATCAGCGACGCGGTTTATCTCGCGGGAATCCATTCCCTTCGTCCTGTAATGACGACCGAGATCATCGCGGCGGTCGGGTTTATTCCGATGGCGATTTCCACGATGGCGGGCGCGGAAGTGCAAAGACCTCTTGCGACCGTGGTTATTTTCGGGGTCATCGTCGCGACCGTATTCTCGCGGGTTCTCCTTCCGATCGTAATGGAATATCTTTTGAACCTTTACGAAAGTCAGGAAAAAAGAAAATCGGCCAAACGGAAACTTTTGGAAAAACGAGCCTTCGGAAATCACGGACAAAATTTCTCGCACGACAACAGCGAATGGTTGGACGCTCACGCGGACCATTCTCACTCGCAAGTCGAACCGAGAGAAATCGTCACGGAAGAAGATTCTTGGGACGTTGAAAAGAAGAAGGATCCGAAAAAGAAAGGCGGACCAAAATCCAAGAAGGTTAAAAAGAAATAG